A part of Osmerus mordax isolate fOsmMor3 chromosome 10, fOsmMor3.pri, whole genome shotgun sequence genomic DNA contains:
- the mrpl38 gene encoding 39S ribosomal protein L38, mitochondrial — protein sequence MALRMVCLSALRTGTDLGVNNARTFGTTANLCRRRVGPLGPMPNEDIDSTNLESVEKYRSYTRYLKRADEAMNSPAWWKTYRQYLNQEDPHHGEEKVDIGLPHGRAPRAKESRERKKIVKENRKSLELERATRLQTFKIPMERVEACWEETSWAYHVKRLADHHGIYKDLFPRAYFVPRVKLCISYGQDNSAQVHHGNHLTPTEAAVAPQVTFEAEEGSLWTLLLTSPDEHLQESEGEYLHWLVGNIPGGVAQSGEELASYLPPFPAKGTGFQRFIYVLFKQDRRIDYRAHEPNRACVSLAERSFKTVEFYRSHQDSMTPAGLAFFQCQWDPSVTNTFHNTLHMKEPVFEFVRPPVYHPPQVKYPHRQPLRYLDRYREGHKPTFGIY from the exons ATGGCGCTGCGGATGGTTTGCCTCTCAGCGTTACGAACGGGCACGGATTTAGGGGTCAATAATGCAAGAACATTCGGGACTACAG CAAACTTATGCCGCCGAAGGGTAGGTCCTCTAGGTCCGATGCCAAATGAAGACATAGACTCCACCAACCTGGAGTCGGTAGAGAAATACCGGAGCTACACCCGGTACCTGAAAAGAGCTGATGAGGCGATGAACTCACCGGCCTGGTGGAAAACTTACAGACAGTACCTAAATCAAGAGGATCCTCACCATG GCGAGGAGAAAGTGGATATCGGGCTGCCTCATGGACGGGCTCCCAGGGCCAAAGAATCGAGGGAGCGGAAGAAGATTGTGAAGGAGAACAGAAAGAGTTTAGAGCTGGAGAGAGCCACCCGTCTACAAACGT TTAAGATTCCCATGGAGCGCGTGGAGGCGTGCTGGGAGGAGACCAGCTGGGCCTACCACGTCAAGAGGCTGGCAGATCACCACGGGATCTACAAGGATCTGTTTCCCAGGGCCTACTTTGTGCCCCGAGTCAAACTCTGCATCAGCTATGGGCAGGACAACAGTGCCCAAGTGCATCATGGGAATCATCTAACCCCCACAGAG gcggcTGTAGCTCCTCAGGTCACCTTTGAGGCAGAGGAGGGCTCCCTGTGGACTCTATTGCTCACCAGCCCAG ACGAGCATTTACAGGAATCGGAGGGAGAGTATTTACACTGGCTAGT GGGGAATATCCCGGGAGGCGTGGCCCAGTCCGGTGAAGAGCTGGCTTCCTATCTGCCCCCGTTTCCAGCGAAAGGCACCGGTTTTCAGCGCTTCATCTACGTGCTCTTTAAACAGGACCGACGCATCGACTACCGGGCCCACGAGCCAAACCGGGCATG tgTCTCTCTGGCGGAGCGCAGCTTTAAGACGGTGGAGTTCTACAGGAGCCACCAGGACAGCATGACTCCAGCGGGCCTCGCATTCTTCCAGTGTCAGTGGGACCCCTCGGTCACCAACACCTTCCACAACACACTCC ACATGAAGGAGCCTGTGTTTGAGTTTGTGCGTCCGCCCGTGTACCACCCTCCCCAGGTGAAGTACCCCCACCGCCAGCCGCTACGCTACCTGGACCGCTACAGGGAGGGACACAAGCCCACGTTTGGGATCTACTGA
- the trim65 gene encoding E3 ubiquitin-protein ligase TRIM65 produces MESHNLSCAICLDWFRVPATLPCGHTFCHDCIKAHWDAKSRSNIGPQCPVCLEEFATRPILKRNVSLSLLSEASAACALGRDPSAAVTRGESARDTPPVLCERHRKPLVYFCKQDNMCVCYECALHECKNHSQVLVEVEREERERLLRRKSVDMGKRMEETERSIAELTENIEKAKVTLDQTSHWVEAKFSLLLKVLQEKRDSTEGFLEREKERTLGQAEARLASLRERAQELRERQGQIAALSDLPDPQLIQDSRLVEVPRQQDVPVDVTCNLQERLNGVTDVLSRISKLVSEDLEKAVCAAVGQDKQGSPQDKRPVLAVVPSPAAPCYPGGKHGLNAYRCSLTFDPRTANAHLLLSQENRRAEHLTSGPRPVPAHEARFDHTWQVLCFQGFTHGQHYWELEVSKPWAYLGVTYEGIPRKEKGKRSMVGMNELSWSLQLDERQLNAWHGGRREAVAGHSQQHQRVGMLLDYEAGTLTYYGDGQTRLHAFHCAFTQELFPACWIGEGVSITLCSP; encoded by the exons ATGGAGTCCCACAATTTATCCTGCGCCATCTGCTTGGACTGGTTCAGAGTCCCTGCCACCCTCCCATGCGGTCACACCTTCTGTCACGACTGCATCAAGGCCCACTGGGATGCCAAGAGCCGCTCCAACATCGGACCCCAGTGCCCCGTCTGCCTCGAGGAGTTTGCCACCCGGCCCATCCTCAAACGCAAcgtgtcgctctctctcctgagcGAGGCAAGCGCCGCCTGCGCCCTCGGCAGGGACCCGTCGGCCGCGGTGACGAGGGGCGAAAGTGCCCGGGACACGCCCCCGGTGTTGTGCGAGCGCCACAGGAAGCCCCTGGTGTACTTCTGCAAGCAggacaacatgtgtgtgtgctacgaGTGTGCCCTCCACGAGTGCAAGAACCACAGCCAGGTGCTggtagaggtggagagggaggaacgaGAG AGGCTTCTGAGAAGGAAGAGTGTGGACATGGGGAAACGTATGGAGGAGACCGAGAGGAGCATTGCCGAGCTGACGGAGAACATTGAAAAAGCCAAG GTGACCCTGGACCAGACGTCCCACTGGGTGGAAGCCAAGTTCAGCCTGCTGCTGAAGGTGCTGCAGGAAAAGCGGGACTCGACCGAGGGGTTCCTGGagcgggagaaggagaggacccTGGGCCAGGCGGAGGCCAGGCTGGcctccctgagagagagagcccaggagctcagggagagacagggccaGATAGCAGCTCTGAGTGACCTCCCTGACCCACAGCTAATACAG gacTCTCGGCTGGTGGAGGTTCCTCGCCAGCAGGACGTTCCTGTGGATGTGACCTGCAACCTCCAGGAGAGGCTGAACGGCGTCACGGACGTTCTGTCGCGCATCTCCAAGCTGGTGTCTGAAGATCTGGAGAAGGCAGTGTGCGCGGCAGTGGGCCAGGACAAGCAGG GTTCCCCCCAGGATAAGCGTCCGGTGCTGGCAGTGGTTCCAAGCCCTGCTGCCCCCTGTTATCCAGGAGGGAAACATGGCCTCAACGCAT accgCTGctccctgacctttgacccccgcaCTGCCAACGCTCACCTGCTCCTGTCCCAGGAGAACCGCCGGGCGGAGCACCTGACGTCGGGGCCGCGTCCCGTCCCCGCCCACGAGGCGCGCTTTGACCACACCTGGCAGGTGCTGTGTTTCCAGGGCTTCACCCACGGCCAGCACTACTGGGAGCTGGAGGTGTCCAAGCCCTGGGCCTACCTGGGG GTGACCTACGAGGGAATCCCCCGCAAGGAGAAAGGCAAGCGGTCTATGGTGGGCATGAACGAGTTGTCCTGGAGCCTGCAGCTGGACGAGCGTCAGCTGAACGCGTGGCATGGCGGGCGGCGCGAGGCCGTGGCCGgccactcccagcagcaccagcgCGTGGGCATGCTGCTGGACTACGAGGCGGGCACGCTCACCTACTACGGCGACGGCCAGACCAGGCTGCACGCCTTCCACTGCGCTTTCACCCAAGAGCTGTTCCCCGCCTGCTGGATAGGGGAGGGAGTCAGCATCACGCTCTGCTCCCCCTAG